The following proteins are encoded in a genomic region of Arcobacter suis CECT 7833:
- a CDS encoding helix-turn-helix domain-containing protein produces the protein MNDLELENYGENILDIVSANVKKYREQKGLTQMQLALEIGLSGGAYLGRAEIRKNNHHFNIKQLAKISKILDVDIKKFFEE, from the coding sequence ATGAATGATTTAGAACTTGAAAATTATGGTGAAAATATTTTGGATATTGTTTCTGCTAATGTAAAAAAATATAGAGAACAAAAAGGTTTAACACAAATGCAGTTGGCTTTAGAGATTGGATTAAGTGGTGGAGCATATCTTGGTCGAGCGGAAATCAGAAAAAATAATCACCATTTTAATATAAAACAACTTGCAAAAATTTCTAAGATTTTGGATGTTGATATTAAAAAGTTTTTTGAAGAATAA
- a CDS encoding nucleotidyl transferase AbiEii/AbiGii toxin family protein, protein MLKKTKDTLELIMNDEFFIKNDFKFVGGTALSHIINHRLSEDLDFASLELPRKEIEDMMNKYNAVKLEHDPTIEDYVTNDGEDINDSYMKFMLNGVKVEFFTPPFNLSEISIWEKDKYSYYENSTLKIASLDTIIYMKTMAFWNRKKYRDLFDIHFILSNKHINANDFINNYLENNITYSIDNLYKKIQATTQFYKRPNDEGINTLVKNPKSYEWYRAEIEKYIYEVLLEKLYSYD, encoded by the coding sequence ATGCTAAAAAAAACAAAAGATACTTTAGAATTGATAATGAATGATGAATTTTTTATAAAAAATGATTTTAAATTTGTTGGAGGAACAGCATTAAGCCATATTATAAATCATAGATTGTCAGAAGATTTAGATTTTGCATCACTTGAACTACCTCGTAAAGAAATTGAAGATATGATGAATAAATATAATGCTGTAAAGTTAGAACATGACCCAACAATAGAAGATTATGTAACCAATGATGGAGAAGATATAAATGATAGTTATATGAAATTTATGTTAAATGGTGTGAAAGTAGAATTTTTTACACCACCTTTTAATTTATCTGAAATATCAATTTGGGAAAAAGATAAATATAGCTACTATGAAAACTCAACTTTAAAAATAGCATCACTTGATACTATAATTTACATGAAAACTATGGCATTTTGGAATAGAAAAAAATATAGAGATTTATTTGATATTCATTTCATATTATCAAATAAGCATATTAATGCAAATGATTTTATAAATAATTATTTAGAAAATAATATTACTTATAGCATTGATAATCTATATAAAAAAATACAAGCTACAACTCAATTTTATAAAAGACCAAATGATGAAGGTATTAATACTTTAGTAAAAAATCCAAAATCTTATGAATGGTATAGAGCTGAAATAGAAAAATATATTTATGAAGTATTATTAGAGAAACTTTATTCATATGATTAG
- a CDS encoding helix-turn-helix domain-containing protein, which yields MILNITLKILKLASKKIRAERIALDLTQEEFSDFIEIKYATYKSFEQTGKISFENFVQILIKLKKEEQFLGFLDGFEFNEQKERTSSNKNANNENIYLKPIIQAEQKQIILDKEVFGNELFYSVENGHVYEIPNFISIVLFNWDEKRLMLLIKYFGIDRLKPYILKQKDIKLLKSFNQHAKYITRKR from the coding sequence ATGATTTTAAATATTACACTTAAAATTTTAAAATTAGCAAGTAAGAAAATACGAGCAGAACGAATTGCTTTAGATTTAACGCAAGAAGAGTTCTCAGATTTTATAGAAATTAAATATGCTACTTATAAAAGTTTTGAACAAACAGGAAAAATTTCATTTGAGAATTTTGTTCAAATTTTAATAAAATTAAAAAAGGAAGAACAATTTTTAGGATTTTTAGATGGATTTGAATTTAATGAACAAAAAGAAAGAACTTCAAGTAATAAAAATGCTAATAATGAGAATATATATTTAAAACCAATTATACAAGCAGAACAAAAACAAATAATTTTAGATAAAGAGGTATTTGGTAATGAACTATTTTATAGTGTAGAAAATGGTCATGTTTATGAAATTCCAAATTTTATCAGTATTGTACTTTTTAATTGGGATGAAAAAAGATTAATGTTACTTATTAAATATTTTGGTATTGATAGACTTAAACCATATATACTAAAACAAAAAGATATAAAATTATTAAAATCTTTTAATCAACATGCTAAATATATTACAAGGAAAAGATAA
- a CDS encoding GyrI-like domain-containing protein, producing the protein MKVTRVKKLMISGISVVTNNEFEMSEENGKIAALWEEYFDKDVYKKTFDKANSDFMYGVYSNYESDASGNYKVTVGVEVTKPKNAIVIEDKKYLVFTKQGELPMVVVELWEEIWAYFEKNSEYERAFEIDFEKYAKEDEIEIYVSIK; encoded by the coding sequence ATGAAAGTTACAAGAGTAAAAAAATTAATGATTTCAGGTATTAGTGTAGTTACAAATAATGAATTTGAAATGAGTGAAGAAAATGGCAAAATAGCAGCTCTTTGGGAAGAATATTTTGATAAAGACGTTTATAAAAAAACTTTTGACAAAGCAAATAGTGATTTTATGTATGGAGTTTATAGCAACTACGAATCAGACGCAAGTGGTAACTACAAAGTAACAGTTGGTGTTGAAGTTACAAAACCCAAAAATGCTATTGTAATTGAAGATAAAAAATATTTAGTTTTTACAAAACAAGGGGAACTTCCAATGGTTGTAGTAGAGTTATGGGAAGAAATTTGGGCTTATTTTGAAAAAAACAGTGAATATGAAAGAGCTTTTGAAATAGATTTTGAAAAATATGCAAAAGAAGATGAAATAGAGATTTATGTTTCTATAAAATAA
- the ribB gene encoding 3,4-dihydroxy-2-butanone-4-phosphate synthase — translation MNQQKNIENAIKALQDGNGIIITDDKNREDEADIIFHANTITTSQMALLIRECSGIVCLCLTSKKVKELNLSMMVQSNNSKFQTPFTISIEAKEDITTGVSAKDRVTTIKSALKEDGINHIISPGHIFPLCAKDGGVLERNGHTEASIDIMKIANLEPNAVLCEITNEDGSMAKGEEIINFAKKYSMPIISIEDIIEYRLKKEIL, via the coding sequence ATGAATCAACAAAAAAATATTGAGAATGCTATAAAAGCACTTCAAGATGGAAATGGTATTATCATCACAGATGATAAAAATAGAGAAGACGAAGCTGATATTATTTTTCATGCAAATACAATTACAACTTCACAAATGGCGCTACTTATAAGAGAATGCAGTGGAATTGTGTGTTTATGTTTAACTTCCAAAAAAGTAAAAGAGTTAAATCTATCTATGATGGTTCAATCAAATAATTCAAAATTTCAAACACCATTTACAATTTCAATTGAAGCAAAAGAAGATATAACAACTGGTGTTAGTGCAAAAGATAGAGTAACAACTATAAAATCAGCATTAAAAGAAGATGGAATAAATCATATAATTTCTCCAGGACATATTTTCCCATTATGTGCAAAAGATGGTGGAGTTTTAGAAAGAAATGGACATACTGAAGCTAGTATTGATATAATGAAAATAGCAAATTTGGAACCAAATGCAGTTTTGTGTGAAATTACAAATGAAGATGGTTCTATGGCAAAAGGTGAAGAAATCATAAATTTTGCAAAAAAATATTCAATGCCAATTATTAGTATTGAAGATATTATTGAATATAGATTAAAAAAGGAAATTCTATGA
- a CDS encoding DUF6710 family protein — MIDYIDKKIKTLKLNFIKKFVKVLWENDFKLVYVKDINLKENSIRTLSRKFDFLIDDEIFKKEYSHNIDEIRYFFDKDKEIFEKKDKEIIFNQITNHFLTENNEYNQILFSNFLKYIQIGNILKTYIPKDTIEKELKNVKFFMYSLISEPDDSIQEILNPHIISCPWSIDRLTKKRGIETYSLITNRGFNQDFKNHCGRYYKDINTLIISNGNHSNAIGFMLNSEIKYKITNDIKAFKFNDNILRAEFYFNKMILDNEKYYIEDYREAIMLKLSQQIFKQNLS, encoded by the coding sequence ATGATTGACTATATTGATAAAAAGATAAAAACTTTAAAATTAAATTTTATTAAAAAATTTGTTAAAGTTCTTTGGGAAAATGATTTTAAATTAGTATATGTAAAAGATATTAATTTAAAAGAAAATAGTATAAGGACTTTATCAAGAAAATTTGATTTTTTAATAGATGATGAAATATTTAAAAAAGAATATTCTCATAATATAGATGAAATTAGGTATTTTTTTGATAAAGATAAAGAAATATTTGAAAAAAAAGACAAAGAAATTATATTTAATCAAATTACAAATCATTTTTTAACGGAAAATAATGAATATAATCAAATATTATTTTCAAATTTTTTGAAATATATTCAAATTGGAAATATTTTAAAAACATATATACCTAAAGATACTATAGAAAAAGAATTAAAAAATGTAAAATTCTTTATGTATAGTTTAATTTCTGAACCTGATGACTCTATCCAAGAAATTTTAAATCCACATATTATTAGTTGTCCTTGGTCTATTGATAGATTGACTAAAAAGAGGGGTATAGAAACATATAGTTTAATTACAAATAGAGGATTTAATCAAGATTTTAAAAACCATTGTGGAAGGTATTATAAAGATATTAATACTTTAATTATTTCAAATGGGAATCATAGTAATGCTATAGGTTTTATGTTAAATAGTGAAATAAAATATAAAATTACTAATGATATAAAAGCATTTAAATTTAATGATAATATTCTAAGAGCAGAATTTTATTTTAATAAAATGATTTTAGATAATGAAAAATATTATATAGAAGATTATCGAGAGGCAATAATGCTTAAATTATCTCAACAAATTTTTAAGCAAAATCTGTCTTAA
- a CDS encoding cation diffusion facilitator family transporter, whose product MSKSVKAALVANGLIACAKGIAAFFTGSASMMAEAIHSTADCGNQVLVLVGQSQARRGKSEAHAFGQGKANFFWSFVVAVVLFLLGGLFSIYEGIHKIMDPQEIQYPWLIVGIIIFAIILEGGALRVALKESNSKLKDIFKTIEKSSSSHILVVLIEDSGALLGLFILGIGLGLSLFVHPIFDGIAALMIGLLLLSLSTILFVELKKLIVGESLDRETIKQIKNLIKEESHVLVHLNSVRSMFIGSDEVLLVISINVKDDKTGYEIEQDIKELKNKIQKTFNQHKLHIYIDVFEF is encoded by the coding sequence ATGTCAAAAAGCGTTAAAGCTGCATTAGTCGCAAATGGTCTTATTGCTTGTGCAAAAGGTATTGCAGCATTTTTCACAGGATCTGCTTCTATGATGGCAGAAGCAATTCACAGTACAGCAGATTGCGGAAATCAAGTTCTTGTATTAGTTGGACAAAGTCAAGCAAGACGAGGAAAATCAGAAGCTCACGCTTTTGGTCAAGGAAAAGCCAACTTTTTCTGGTCTTTTGTTGTTGCTGTGGTTTTATTTTTATTGGGAGGATTATTTTCTATTTATGAAGGTATTCATAAAATAATGGATCCTCAAGAAATTCAATATCCTTGGCTTATAGTTGGAATTATTATTTTTGCTATTATTTTAGAAGGTGGAGCTTTAAGAGTTGCTTTAAAAGAGAGTAATTCTAAATTAAAAGATATATTTAAAACAATAGAAAAAAGTTCTTCATCTCATATTTTAGTAGTTTTAATAGAAGATTCAGGGGCTTTATTAGGGCTTTTTATATTAGGAATTGGACTAGGACTTTCTTTATTTGTTCATCCTATTTTTGATGGAATAGCTGCACTTATGATTGGATTATTACTTTTATCTTTATCTACAATTTTATTTGTTGAATTAAAAAAATTGATTGTTGGTGAAAGTTTGGATAGAGAAACTATAAAACAAATTAAAAATTTAATTAAAGAAGAATCTCACGTATTAGTTCATTTAAATTCAGTTAGAAGTATGTTTATAGGTTCGGATGAAGTTTTATTGGTAATTTCAATAAACGTTAAAGATGATAAGACAGGTTATGAAATAGAACAAGATATAAAAGAATTAAAAAATAAAATTCAAAAAACTTTTAACCAACATAAACTTCATATTTATATTGATGTTTTTGAGTTTTAG
- a CDS encoding GNAT family N-acetyltransferase has protein sequence MKKYLEETQVIDFTNPDIQNLAHELSKDCITDEEIAKNCFIYVRDNIHHSGDFKDEITTCISSDVLKYKTGWCYAKSHLLAALLRANGIPAGFCYQRLSCSEYKKDIYCLHGLNAIYLKNYGWYKIDARGNKKGVNAQFNPPFEELAFKLEKDEFDLTEIYSKPLDVVVESLTKNKTYDEMINIFPDVSFFIVNYDKKYLKQIVELFIDTVHNINKKDYSKEQLNAWANPNYDLEIWEKRFEKSKPYLCMIEDKIVGFCEYYDGYIDCFYIHFKYQNCGIGKLLLNHILELAKNKNIDKIKADASITAKPFFEKFGFKQIKENLVKRENIELVNFSMEMNLKI, from the coding sequence ATGAAAAAGTATTTAGAAGAGACACAAGTTATAGATTTTACAAATCCTGATATTCAAAACCTTGCACATGAGTTATCAAAAGATTGTATAACAGATGAAGAAATAGCAAAAAACTGTTTTATTTATGTAAGAGATAATATCCACCATAGTGGAGATTTTAAAGATGAAATTACAACTTGTATATCTAGTGATGTTTTAAAATATAAGACGGGTTGGTGTTATGCAAAATCACATCTTTTAGCTGCACTTTTAAGAGCAAATGGCATTCCTGCTGGGTTTTGTTATCAAAGATTATCTTGTAGTGAATATAAAAAAGATATTTATTGTTTACATGGTTTAAATGCAATTTATTTGAAAAATTATGGTTGGTATAAAATAGATGCAAGAGGAAATAAAAAAGGTGTAAATGCACAGTTTAATCCACCTTTTGAAGAACTAGCTTTCAAATTAGAAAAAGATGAGTTTGATTTAACAGAAATTTACTCAAAACCTTTGGATGTTGTAGTTGAAAGTTTGACTAAAAATAAAACTTATGATGAAATGATAAATATTTTTCCTGATGTTTCATTTTTTATAGTTAATTATGATAAAAAATATTTAAAACAAATAGTTGAACTTTTTATAGATACAGTTCATAATATTAATAAAAAAGACTACTCAAAAGAGCAACTAAACGCTTGGGCAAATCCAAATTATGATTTAGAGATTTGGGAAAAAAGATTTGAAAAATCAAAACCATATCTATGTATGATTGAAGATAAAATTGTAGGATTTTGTGAATATTATGATGGGTATATTGATTGTTTTTATATTCATTTTAAATATCAAAATTGTGGAATAGGAAAACTACTTTTAAATCATATTCTAGAACTTGCAAAAAACAAAAATATAGATAAAATCAAAGCAGATGCAAGCATTACTGCAAAACCTTTTTTTGAGAAGTTTGGATTTAAACAAATCAAAGAAAATTTAGTTAAAAGAGAAAATATTGAGTTGGTAAATTTTAGTATGGAAATGAATTTGAAAATTTGA
- a CDS encoding chorismate mutase produces the protein MIKCNSIDEVRNNINNIDEQIVKLIALRGYFVNQAAKFKKDSDDVKAPTRVEEVINKVKDLAKSTGANEEVIENVYRSMINSFIKLEMKEFEKLK, from the coding sequence ATGATTAAATGCAATTCAATAGATGAAGTTAGAAATAACATAAACAATATTGATGAACAAATAGTAAAACTAATAGCTTTACGAGGTTATTTTGTAAATCAAGCAGCAAAGTTCAAAAAAGATAGCGATGATGTAAAAGCACCAACAAGAGTGGAAGAAGTTATCAATAAAGTAAAAGATTTAGCAAAATCAACTGGTGCAAATGAAGAAGTTATTGAAAATGTTTATAGAAGTATGATAAATAGTTTTATAAAGCTTGAGATGAAAGAGTTTGAAAAGTTGAAATGA
- a CDS encoding tyrosine-type recombinase/integrase, with protein sequence MGNIEAKTINYSKRFNTKFNGVFYRESITNDKLDKTYYIRYKDKDNKDKEIKIGKYSEGFRENYCNQLRNEIITKQRIGEEPPAAARNKKRTILSIETISENYFSERKEGQNKGTDKSNYKNYILPYFKTLDFENISKDDIQVFTNQLKKTKSLIKKDLISDKTINNILNFLKALIKYAFRNDYIKNDFSKYIQLLEIDNARERFLTKDEIKLLFEYSKDDETLYLLFKLALNTGGRLATLLNIHKKDIDFTHDLITLKDFKNNSTYKAFLTDDLKELLEKRVNSLKPNDMLFTSNPERRLRAKLDELFNKDIDDNDRKNKIVFHSLRHTFASHLAINGTPIFTIQKLMNHRDIRMTLRYAKLSPDSGREAVLNLY encoded by the coding sequence GTGGGAAATATTGAAGCAAAAACAATCAATTATTCTAAAAGATTTAATACCAAATTTAATGGTGTTTTTTATAGAGAATCTATAACAAATGATAAGCTAGATAAAACATATTATATCAGATACAAAGATAAAGACAATAAAGATAAAGAGATAAAAATAGGCAAATATTCTGAGGGATTTAGAGAAAATTATTGCAATCAATTAAGAAATGAAATTATAACAAAACAAAGAATTGGAGAAGAACCTCCAGCTGCAGCAAGAAATAAAAAGAGAACAATTTTATCAATTGAAACTATTTCAGAAAACTATTTTTCTGAAAGAAAAGAGGGACAAAATAAAGGGACAGATAAATCAAATTATAAAAACTATATATTACCCTACTTTAAAACTCTTGATTTTGAAAACATATCTAAAGATGATATACAAGTATTTACAAATCAATTAAAGAAAACAAAATCATTAATAAAAAAAGACCTTATTTCAGATAAAACTATAAACAATATTTTAAACTTTTTAAAAGCTCTGATTAAATACGCATTTAGAAATGACTATATCAAAAATGACTTTTCAAAATATATTCAATTATTAGAGATAGATAATGCTCGAGAAAGATTTTTAACTAAAGATGAGATAAAACTATTGTTTGAATATTCAAAAGATGATGAGACCCTTTATTTGCTTTTTAAACTAGCATTAAATACTGGAGGAAGATTAGCAACACTATTAAATATTCATAAAAAAGATATTGATTTTACACATGATTTAATAACACTAAAAGATTTTAAAAATAATAGTACATATAAAGCTTTTTTAACAGATGATTTAAAAGAGCTTCTTGAGAAAAGAGTAAATTCTTTAAAACCAAATGATATGCTTTTTACATCAAATCCAGAAAGAAGATTAAGAGCTAAGTTAGACGAACTATTTAACAAAGACATTGATGATAATGATAGAAAGAATAAAATTGTATTTCACTCTTTAAGACATACTTTTGCAAGTCATTTAGCTATCAATGGAACACCTATCTTCACAATTCAAAAGCTTATGAACCATAGAGATATAAGAATGACTTTGAGATATGCTAAATTAAGTCCTGATAGTGGGAGAGAAGCTGTTCTGAATTTATATTAA
- a CDS encoding ABC transporter ATP-binding protein, with translation MNIIDFENINVGYDEKIILKDLTLKIKEKEHWAILGANGSGKSTLMKLIQSEIHPRKTNVYKKEILGKATYSIFELKKQLGIITNDLHNYFATHGTFLTGYITVLSGHYSSIGVFKHQNFTIEQHEKAKKTMEFLEIEHLADKYIAEMSTGELRKCIVARALIHDPKAFILDEPTVGLDIKAQINFIKMLKKLSNQASIILVTHHLEEIFEEIENVALIYNNTIYKSGKKEEILTSENLSEIFETNVHINEKNSRYFVEEIF, from the coding sequence ATGAATATTATCGATTTTGAAAATATAAATGTAGGATATGATGAAAAAATTATATTAAAAGATTTAACTCTAAAAATAAAAGAAAAAGAACATTGGGCAATTCTGGGAGCAAATGGAAGTGGGAAATCAACTTTGATGAAACTAATCCAATCTGAAATCCATCCAAGAAAAACAAATGTTTACAAAAAAGAGATTTTAGGAAAAGCAACCTACTCTATTTTTGAACTAAAAAAACAATTAGGAATCATTACAAATGATTTACACAACTATTTTGCAACTCATGGAACTTTTTTAACTGGTTACATAACAGTTTTAAGTGGTCATTACAGTTCAATAGGAGTTTTTAAACATCAAAACTTCACGATAGAGCAACATGAAAAAGCGAAGAAAACTATGGAGTTTTTAGAAATAGAACATCTTGCAGATAAATATATTGCAGAGATGTCAACAGGAGAACTAAGAAAATGTATAGTTGCAAGGGCGTTGATTCACGACCCAAAAGCATTTATTCTTGATGAACCAACAGTTGGACTGGATATAAAAGCGCAAATAAATTTTATAAAAATGCTAAAAAAACTATCAAATCAAGCTTCGATTATTTTGGTAACTCACCATTTAGAAGAGATTTTTGAGGAAATAGAAAATGTAGCTTTGATTTATAATAACACCATTTATAAAAGCGGAAAAAAAGAAGAAATTTTAACAAGTGAAAATCTATCGGAGATTTTTGAAACAAATGTACATATCAATGAAAAAAATAGTAGGTATTTTGTGGAAGAGATTTTTTAA